The Oncorhynchus tshawytscha isolate Ot180627B linkage group LG08, Otsh_v2.0, whole genome shotgun sequence genome window below encodes:
- the LOC112256684 gene encoding protein lin-52 homolog, protein MASPNGGDDFESSLLSFEKLDRASPDLWPEQLPGVADFAASCKNPITNSPPKWMAELESEDIEMLKELGSLTTANLMEKVKGLQNLAYQLGLEESREMTRGKFLNILERPKK, encoded by the exons ATGGCGTCTCCAAATGGAG GTGATGATTTTGAATCATCTCTGCTGAGTTTTGAGAAGCTGGATAGAGCATCTCCTGACCTATGGCCAGAGCAAT TGCCAGGAGTCGCAGATTTTGCTGCATCATGCAAAAAt CCAATTACCAATTCTCCGCCCAAATGGATGGCTGAACTGGAGAGTGAGGACATTGAAATGTTAAAAG AGCTGGGGAGCCTGACCACAGCCAACCTGATGGAGAAGGTCAAAGGGCTACAGAACTTGGCCTACCAGCTGGGCCTTGAGGAGT CCAGGGAGATGACCAGGGGAAAGTTCCTGAACATCCTGGAGAGACCCAAAAAGTGA